The genomic interval CTACGAGCAGCCGATGTTCGACCTGCCCGGCAAGATCCGTGACGCGGCAAAGATCGAGTCGATCGAGCTGCTGCGGCGCGGGACGACCTTTTTCGTGCGCACCCGATCAGTCTCCGGCGCCACAGGCCTTGCCCCGACCAAGCAGGTCGAACCCTTCATTCCCATCTTCAAGGACATCGTCGCGTCGTTCTTCATCGGGAAGGACGCTCGGCTCATCGAGACGCTCGTCGACGATGTGTACCGGGAGAACTACAAACTGGCGGGCCTGGCATTCTGGTGCCCGGTCGCGTACATCGAACAAAGCCTGTTGGACATGCTCGGTCGCATGGCGGCACGGCCTGTCGGCGATCTGCTCGGAGGCGTCGTGCGCCGGGAGATCCCGGTGTATCTGTCTGGATCCGTTCGCGAGACGACCGCCGAGCAGGAAGTCGAGGTGTATGTGCGGAGCGCCGAGCGCACCGGGACGAGAATCGTCAAGTTCAAGATCGGCGGACGCATGAGCCGAAACCTCGATGCCTATCCCGGCCGCACCGACACGTTGCTGCGACTGGCCCGGGAGCGCCTCGGTCCCGATGTGACGCTCTACGCCGACGCGAACGGTTCGTACGATGCGACGGCGGCCATCGAGATAGGGCACCGCCTCGAAGCGCTCGGGTATGCGATGTTTGAGGAACCGTGCCCGTGGGAAGAGCTGTCGGAGACGCAACAGGTCGCCAGGGCTCTGAAGATTCCCGTGGCCTGCGGCGAGCAGGACTCGAGCCTGTGGCGCTTCGACATCAACTACAACGGCGGCTTGATTCGGGCCGCCCGCGTGGCACGCATCGCCCGCAAGTTCGGGAAGACGATCGTGCCGCACAATACCCAGACGGGAGCCTCGTCGGTCAACATTCTGCAGTTCGCTTCGTGCACGCCGAACATCGGTCGGGCGATGGAGTACCCCTGCCGCGACGTGCAGAAGCCTCAGGACTGGTTCACGCCGAATTTCATTATCAAGGAAGGCCGGTTGCCCGTGCCGACGGGGCCGGGCCTGGGGATTGAGATTGACCCTGCGTACCTCGCGAAGGCGGAGGTTGTCGCGAGGGTGCCGTAGCCGACAGTGACGTTGGTCCCTTTACGAGACAGCGCCAAATCAGAGTCGGCGACGTGTTCCGGGGCCCGCGTGGCCTGACGTAGACGGCAGGACGCGGCTGGCCTGCCCAGCCGAAGCATCGCGCTCGCGACGCCGTAGCTTGAAGAGCGAAGGCGCGAGGATCGGTTCGCGCCGGAACGATGCGAAGGCGGCTGGCCTGCCCAGCCGAAGCAACAGGAGGAATGTGTCGCGCCGGAGTGCTGCGAAGGCTGGACCTCCGG from Acidobacteriota bacterium carries:
- a CDS encoding mandelate racemase/muconate lactonizing enzyme family protein yields the protein MFTRREWMKQTGAAALAASLPRRLAASAQVKRSAPDYEQPMFDLPGKIRDAAKIESIELLRRGTTFFVRTRSVSGATGLAPTKQVEPFIPIFKDIVASFFIGKDARLIETLVDDVYRENYKLAGLAFWCPVAYIEQSLLDMLGRMAARPVGDLLGGVVRREIPVYLSGSVRETTAEQEVEVYVRSAERTGTRIVKFKIGGRMSRNLDAYPGRTDTLLRLARERLGPDVTLYADANGSYDATAAIEIGHRLEALGYAMFEEPCPWEELSETQQVARALKIPVACGEQDSSLWRFDINYNGGLIRAARVARIARKFGKTIVPHNTQTGASSVNILQFASCTPNIGRAMEYPCRDVQKPQDWFTPNFIIKEGRLPVPTGPGLGIEIDPAYLAKAEVVARVP